A single region of the Maylandia zebra isolate NMK-2024a linkage group LG17, Mzebra_GT3a, whole genome shotgun sequence genome encodes:
- the rab3ip gene encoding rab-3A-interacting protein isoform X1 produces MACSSGQNNAETLEGFHEVNLASPTTPDLQNQSDQRPAIRHTTPPTSLYRTHSLGAPPPGLPTSLRADQLPTQPVYSAPRHSHNGSVPGLEAESAEFMSGEDGEECGALSDSLSRLRSPSVMEVREKGYERLKEELAKAQRELLLKDEECERLSKVRDQLGQELEELTASLFQEAHKMVREANVKQANAEKQLKEALGKIDVLQAEVQALKTLVLSSPTSPVGELPSVGTGGGVKTPFRKGHSRNKSTSSAMLGTQPDPSATQPIVRECREVDGQLFSEFKAWKEEPTFDRSCSFLERIYREDIYPCLTFNKSELGSAILEAVEQNTLSVEPVGFQPLPVVKASAVECGGPNGRRSELVTKCALSGQTKTCKHRIKFGDSSSYYYVSPYCRYRITAVCNFFTYIRYIHQGLVKQQDAEQMFWEVMQLRREMSLAKLGYYKDQL; encoded by the exons ATGGCCTGCAGCAGCGGTCAGAACAATGCAGAGACTCTGGAGGGGTTCCACGAGGTGAATCTGGCCTCGCCCACCACACCTGACCTTCAG AACCAATCGGATCAGCGCCCGGCCATCCGTCACACCACCCCGCCCACTTCTCTATATCGCACCCACTCTCTGGGAGCGCCTCCTCCGGGCCTCCCCACCTCACTGCGAGCAGATCAGCTGCCCACTCAGCCGGTGTACTCGGCACCGCGGCACAGCCACAATGGAAG CGTGCCAGGCCTGGAGGCAGAGTCGGCCGAGTTCATGTCCGGAGAGGATGGGGAGGAGTGTGGTGCTCTGAGCGACAGCCTGTCACGGCTGCGCAGCCCGTCGGTGATGGAGGTCCGAGAGAAAGGATATGAGAGGCTGAAGGAGGAGCTCGCCAAGGCTCAGAGG gaGCTGCTGTTGAAGGATGAGGAGTGTGAGAGGTTGTCTAAAGTCAGAGATCAGCTCGGCCAGGAGCTGGAGGAGCTCACCGCCAGTCTCTTCCAG GAGGCTCACAAAATGGTGAGAGAAGCAAATGTCAAACAGGCAAATGctgaaaaacagctgaaagaaGCTCTGGGCAAG ATCGACGTCCTCCAGGCGGAGGTTCAGGCTCTGAAGACTCTCGTGCTCTCCTCCCCGACCTCCCCGGTGGGTGAGCTTCCCTCTGTGGGAACAGGAGGAGGCGTGAAGACTCCCTTCAGGAAGGGCCACAGCAGGAACAAGAGCACCTCCTCCGCCATGCTGGGGACTCAGCCCGACCCGTCGGCCACGCAGCCCATTGTACGCGAGTGTCGGGAG GTGGACGGTCAGCTGTTCAGCGAGTTCAAGGCATGGAAGGAGGAGCCGACGTTCGACCGAAGCTGCAGCTTTCTGGAGAGAATTTACCGTGAGGACATCTACCCCTGCTTGACCTTCAACAAGAGCGAG CTGGGTTCGGCCATCTTAGAGGCCGTGGAGCAGAACACACTGAGTGTGGAACCGGTCGGCTTCCAGCCGCTGCCTGTGGTCAAAGCATCGGCGGTGGAGTGTGGAGGACCAAA TGGGCGCAGGTCTGAGCTCGTCAC AAAATGTGCCCTGAGCGGTCAGACCAAAACCTGCAAGCACAGAATCAAGTTTGGAGATTCGTCCAGCTATTACTACGTGTCTCCCTACTGTAGATACAGA ATCACGGCGGTGTGCAACTTCTTCACCTATATCCGCTACATCCACCAAGGGCTGGTCAAACAGCAGGACG CAGAACAGATGTTCTGGGAGGTGATGCAGCTCCGCAGGGAAATGTCCCTCGCCAAGCTTGGCTACTACAAAGACCAGCTGTGA
- the rab3ip gene encoding rab-3A-interacting protein isoform X4 yields the protein MACSSGQNNAETLEGFHEVNLASPTTPDLQNQSDQRPAIRHTTPPTSLYRTHSLGAPPPGLPTSLRADQLPTQPVYSAPRHSHNGSVPGLEAESAEFMSGEDGEECGALSDSLSRLRSPSVMEVREKGYERLKEELAKAQREAHKMVREANVKQANAEKQLKEALGKIDVLQAEVQALKTLVLSSPTSPVGELPSVGTGGGVKTPFRKGHSRNKSTSSAMLGTQPDPSATQPIVRECREVDGQLFSEFKAWKEEPTFDRSCSFLERIYREDIYPCLTFNKSELGSAILEAVEQNTLSVEPVGFQPLPVVKASAVECGGPNGRRSELVTKCALSGQTKTCKHRIKFGDSSSYYYVSPYCRYRITAVCNFFTYIRYIHQGLVKQQDAEQMFWEVMQLRREMSLAKLGYYKDQL from the exons ATGGCCTGCAGCAGCGGTCAGAACAATGCAGAGACTCTGGAGGGGTTCCACGAGGTGAATCTGGCCTCGCCCACCACACCTGACCTTCAG AACCAATCGGATCAGCGCCCGGCCATCCGTCACACCACCCCGCCCACTTCTCTATATCGCACCCACTCTCTGGGAGCGCCTCCTCCGGGCCTCCCCACCTCACTGCGAGCAGATCAGCTGCCCACTCAGCCGGTGTACTCGGCACCGCGGCACAGCCACAATGGAAG CGTGCCAGGCCTGGAGGCAGAGTCGGCCGAGTTCATGTCCGGAGAGGATGGGGAGGAGTGTGGTGCTCTGAGCGACAGCCTGTCACGGCTGCGCAGCCCGTCGGTGATGGAGGTCCGAGAGAAAGGATATGAGAGGCTGAAGGAGGAGCTCGCCAAGGCTCAGAGG GAGGCTCACAAAATGGTGAGAGAAGCAAATGTCAAACAGGCAAATGctgaaaaacagctgaaagaaGCTCTGGGCAAG ATCGACGTCCTCCAGGCGGAGGTTCAGGCTCTGAAGACTCTCGTGCTCTCCTCCCCGACCTCCCCGGTGGGTGAGCTTCCCTCTGTGGGAACAGGAGGAGGCGTGAAGACTCCCTTCAGGAAGGGCCACAGCAGGAACAAGAGCACCTCCTCCGCCATGCTGGGGACTCAGCCCGACCCGTCGGCCACGCAGCCCATTGTACGCGAGTGTCGGGAG GTGGACGGTCAGCTGTTCAGCGAGTTCAAGGCATGGAAGGAGGAGCCGACGTTCGACCGAAGCTGCAGCTTTCTGGAGAGAATTTACCGTGAGGACATCTACCCCTGCTTGACCTTCAACAAGAGCGAG CTGGGTTCGGCCATCTTAGAGGCCGTGGAGCAGAACACACTGAGTGTGGAACCGGTCGGCTTCCAGCCGCTGCCTGTGGTCAAAGCATCGGCGGTGGAGTGTGGAGGACCAAA TGGGCGCAGGTCTGAGCTCGTCAC AAAATGTGCCCTGAGCGGTCAGACCAAAACCTGCAAGCACAGAATCAAGTTTGGAGATTCGTCCAGCTATTACTACGTGTCTCCCTACTGTAGATACAGA ATCACGGCGGTGTGCAACTTCTTCACCTATATCCGCTACATCCACCAAGGGCTGGTCAAACAGCAGGACG CAGAACAGATGTTCTGGGAGGTGATGCAGCTCCGCAGGGAAATGTCCCTCGCCAAGCTTGGCTACTACAAAGACCAGCTGTGA
- the rab3ip gene encoding rab-3A-interacting protein isoform X3 has product MACSSGQNNAETLEGFHEVNLASPTTPDLQNQSDQRPAIRHTTPPTSLYRTHSLGAPPPGLPTSLRADQLPTQPVYSAPRHSHNGSVPGLEAESAEFMSGEDGEECGALSDSLSRLRSPSVMEVREKGYERLKEELAKAQRELLLKDEECERLSKVRDQLGQELEELTASLFQEAHKMVREANVKQANAEKQLKEALGKIDVLQAEVQALKTLVLSSPTSPVGELPSVGTGGGVKTPFRKGHSRNKSTSSAMLGTQPDPSATQPIVRECREVDGQLFSEFKAWKEEPTFDRSCSFLERIYREDIYPCLTFNKSELGSAILEAVEQNTLSVEPVGFQPLPVVKASAVECGGPKKCALSGQTKTCKHRIKFGDSSSYYYVSPYCRYRITAVCNFFTYIRYIHQGLVKQQDAEQMFWEVMQLRREMSLAKLGYYKDQL; this is encoded by the exons ATGGCCTGCAGCAGCGGTCAGAACAATGCAGAGACTCTGGAGGGGTTCCACGAGGTGAATCTGGCCTCGCCCACCACACCTGACCTTCAG AACCAATCGGATCAGCGCCCGGCCATCCGTCACACCACCCCGCCCACTTCTCTATATCGCACCCACTCTCTGGGAGCGCCTCCTCCGGGCCTCCCCACCTCACTGCGAGCAGATCAGCTGCCCACTCAGCCGGTGTACTCGGCACCGCGGCACAGCCACAATGGAAG CGTGCCAGGCCTGGAGGCAGAGTCGGCCGAGTTCATGTCCGGAGAGGATGGGGAGGAGTGTGGTGCTCTGAGCGACAGCCTGTCACGGCTGCGCAGCCCGTCGGTGATGGAGGTCCGAGAGAAAGGATATGAGAGGCTGAAGGAGGAGCTCGCCAAGGCTCAGAGG gaGCTGCTGTTGAAGGATGAGGAGTGTGAGAGGTTGTCTAAAGTCAGAGATCAGCTCGGCCAGGAGCTGGAGGAGCTCACCGCCAGTCTCTTCCAG GAGGCTCACAAAATGGTGAGAGAAGCAAATGTCAAACAGGCAAATGctgaaaaacagctgaaagaaGCTCTGGGCAAG ATCGACGTCCTCCAGGCGGAGGTTCAGGCTCTGAAGACTCTCGTGCTCTCCTCCCCGACCTCCCCGGTGGGTGAGCTTCCCTCTGTGGGAACAGGAGGAGGCGTGAAGACTCCCTTCAGGAAGGGCCACAGCAGGAACAAGAGCACCTCCTCCGCCATGCTGGGGACTCAGCCCGACCCGTCGGCCACGCAGCCCATTGTACGCGAGTGTCGGGAG GTGGACGGTCAGCTGTTCAGCGAGTTCAAGGCATGGAAGGAGGAGCCGACGTTCGACCGAAGCTGCAGCTTTCTGGAGAGAATTTACCGTGAGGACATCTACCCCTGCTTGACCTTCAACAAGAGCGAG CTGGGTTCGGCCATCTTAGAGGCCGTGGAGCAGAACACACTGAGTGTGGAACCGGTCGGCTTCCAGCCGCTGCCTGTGGTCAAAGCATCGGCGGTGGAGTGTGGAGGACCAAA AAAATGTGCCCTGAGCGGTCAGACCAAAACCTGCAAGCACAGAATCAAGTTTGGAGATTCGTCCAGCTATTACTACGTGTCTCCCTACTGTAGATACAGA ATCACGGCGGTGTGCAACTTCTTCACCTATATCCGCTACATCCACCAAGGGCTGGTCAAACAGCAGGACG CAGAACAGATGTTCTGGGAGGTGATGCAGCTCCGCAGGGAAATGTCCCTCGCCAAGCTTGGCTACTACAAAGACCAGCTGTGA
- the rab3ip gene encoding rab-3A-interacting protein isoform X2, with the protein MACSSGQNNAETLEGFHEVNLASPTTPDLQNQSDQRPAIRHTTPPTSLYRTHSLGAPPPGLPTSLRADQLPTQPVYSAPRHSHNGSVPGLEAESAEFMSGEDGEECGALSDSLSRLRSPSVMEVREKGYERLKEELAKAQRELLLKDEECERLSKVRDQLGQELEELTASLFQEAHKMVREANVKQANAEKQLKEALGKIDVLQAEVQALKTLVLSSPTSPVGELPSVGTGGGVKTPFRKGHSRNKSTSSAMLGTQPDPSATQPIVRECREVDGQLFSEFKAWKEEPTFDRSCSFLERIYREDIYPCLTFNKSELGSAILEAVEQNTLSVEPVGFQPLPVVKASAVECGGPNGRRSELVTKCALSGQTKTCKHRIKFGDSSSYYYVSPYCRYRITAVCNFFTYIRYIHQGLVKQQDEQMFWEVMQLRREMSLAKLGYYKDQL; encoded by the exons ATGGCCTGCAGCAGCGGTCAGAACAATGCAGAGACTCTGGAGGGGTTCCACGAGGTGAATCTGGCCTCGCCCACCACACCTGACCTTCAG AACCAATCGGATCAGCGCCCGGCCATCCGTCACACCACCCCGCCCACTTCTCTATATCGCACCCACTCTCTGGGAGCGCCTCCTCCGGGCCTCCCCACCTCACTGCGAGCAGATCAGCTGCCCACTCAGCCGGTGTACTCGGCACCGCGGCACAGCCACAATGGAAG CGTGCCAGGCCTGGAGGCAGAGTCGGCCGAGTTCATGTCCGGAGAGGATGGGGAGGAGTGTGGTGCTCTGAGCGACAGCCTGTCACGGCTGCGCAGCCCGTCGGTGATGGAGGTCCGAGAGAAAGGATATGAGAGGCTGAAGGAGGAGCTCGCCAAGGCTCAGAGG gaGCTGCTGTTGAAGGATGAGGAGTGTGAGAGGTTGTCTAAAGTCAGAGATCAGCTCGGCCAGGAGCTGGAGGAGCTCACCGCCAGTCTCTTCCAG GAGGCTCACAAAATGGTGAGAGAAGCAAATGTCAAACAGGCAAATGctgaaaaacagctgaaagaaGCTCTGGGCAAG ATCGACGTCCTCCAGGCGGAGGTTCAGGCTCTGAAGACTCTCGTGCTCTCCTCCCCGACCTCCCCGGTGGGTGAGCTTCCCTCTGTGGGAACAGGAGGAGGCGTGAAGACTCCCTTCAGGAAGGGCCACAGCAGGAACAAGAGCACCTCCTCCGCCATGCTGGGGACTCAGCCCGACCCGTCGGCCACGCAGCCCATTGTACGCGAGTGTCGGGAG GTGGACGGTCAGCTGTTCAGCGAGTTCAAGGCATGGAAGGAGGAGCCGACGTTCGACCGAAGCTGCAGCTTTCTGGAGAGAATTTACCGTGAGGACATCTACCCCTGCTTGACCTTCAACAAGAGCGAG CTGGGTTCGGCCATCTTAGAGGCCGTGGAGCAGAACACACTGAGTGTGGAACCGGTCGGCTTCCAGCCGCTGCCTGTGGTCAAAGCATCGGCGGTGGAGTGTGGAGGACCAAA TGGGCGCAGGTCTGAGCTCGTCAC AAAATGTGCCCTGAGCGGTCAGACCAAAACCTGCAAGCACAGAATCAAGTTTGGAGATTCGTCCAGCTATTACTACGTGTCTCCCTACTGTAGATACAGA ATCACGGCGGTGTGCAACTTCTTCACCTATATCCGCTACATCCACCAAGGGCTGGTCAAACAGCAGGACG AACAGATGTTCTGGGAGGTGATGCAGCTCCGCAGGGAAATGTCCCTCGCCAAGCTTGGCTACTACAAAGACCAGCTGTGA
- the tmem19 gene encoding transmembrane protein 19, which produces MDTENDILMKESINMMIDMIVLCATLALSLFFWILSLTMSTFYGTLQPVSPWRWLFSILVPLTVTMRALKRRSLDRSGALAALLVGFVLTMANYSFFSTLLAFFITSSRLTRWGGAQKKKIDAEYKEGGQRNWVQVFCNGGVPTELALLYMIEVGPGEIPIDFNKQYSASWMCLSLLGALACSTGDTWASEVGPVLSLSKPRLITTWKEVPTGTNGGVTPIGLVASFLGGAAVGVAYFVTQLLTVSDLHLADPQWPIVVYGGVAGLLGSMLDSFLGAHMQYSGFDASIGKVVSYSSATTQWICGKPILDNNAVNLFSSVLIALILPGLAWGAWPR; this is translated from the exons ATGGACACTGAAAATGACATCTTGATGAAGGAGTCCATCAACATGATGATTGACATGATCGTGCTGTGTGCCACTTTGgcactctctctcttcttctggATCCTCTCCCTCACGATGAGCACGTTCTACG gcACGCTGCAGCCTGTGTCGCCGTGGCGTTGGTTGTTCTCCATCTTGGTACCCCTCACGGTGACGATGCGAGCGCTGAAGAGACGCAGTCTGGACCGATCGGGAGCGCTGGCCG CCCTCCTGGTGGGGTTTGTGTTGACGATGGCAAACTATAGCTTCTTCTCCACTCTGCTGGCCTTCTTCATCACCTCCTCCAGACTGACCCGCTGGGGAGGAGCGCAGAAGAAGAAGATCGACGCCGAGTACAAAGAAG GAGGTCAGAGGAATTGGGTTCAGGTTTTCTGCAATGGAGGTGTTCCCACTGAGCTGGCGCTGCTCTACATGATCGAG GtgggtccaggtgagatcccCATCGATTTCAATAAGCAGTACTCTGCCTCCTGGATGTGCCTCTCCCTACTGGGCGCGCTCGCATGCAGTACCGGGGACACCTGGGCATCTGAGGTGGGGCCAGTCCTCAGCCTATCAAAGCCGAGACTCATAACCACTTGGAAGGAAGTCCCCACAG gAACAAACGGAGGCGTTACTCCCATAGGATTGGTTGCCAGCTTCCTCGGTGGGGCAGCAGTGGGTGTGGCTTACTTTGTGACGCAGTTGCTAACAGTCAGCGACCTCCACCTGGCCGACCCCCAGTGGCCGATCGTCGTGTACGGCGGCGTGGCCGGCCTGCTCGGGTCCATGCTGGACTCTTTCCTGGGGGCGCACATGCAGTACTCAG GCTTTGACGCGAGCATCGGGAAGGTGGTGAGCTACAGCTCCGCCACCACCCAGTGGATCTGCGGGAAACCCATCTTAGACAACAACGCAGTCAACCTGTTCTCCTCTGTCCTCATCGCGCTCATCCTGCCGGGGCTGGCCTGGGGTGCGTGGCCTCGATAG
- the kics2 gene encoding KICSTOR subunit 2, with the protein MKLARGYLRTMEVEELRPVPRERAILESFFAQLGMFSFDRAKDYVEREKDGSRSSGSIWSALLAALAHLAAAEKVYHNMTFLGQKIGGQSFFSRKDSIRTIYTSLYNELRKVVMMGRHGQLNSSSSASYLEDLLSHLSEQLCHFIQARMEMADLYEKMHSLGSQKNVNSEELVTVLEVVLQKYSSKFHHPIVGRVEEGFQMEVDVVTQLLRCQAQLSEWHFLPALLSLHGANSKLLTWGQLFQRQKETRKHLFGGQSQKAVQPPHLYVWLQRFQATLLAKFSFYFHEVLSKQTVPADMRAQTARTTPDYYGKISTFIRKHDASNVSLVFDNRGSESFQGHGYHHPHSYREAPKGVEQFPAVVSLPSGERPLTHWPNVIMMMGDRAAELNTLDKVVHFYDDKVQSTYYLTRPEPHFTLVVIFDGRKSEKDLHLTGFLQEISGSLRNSKPFSTLKPGSKG; encoded by the exons ATGAAG TTAGCTCGGGGGTATCTGCGAACCATGGAGGTGGAGGAGCTGCGGCCCGTTCCCCGGGAGCGGGCCATCCTGGAGAGCTTCTTCGCCCAGCTCGGCATGTTTTCCTTCGACCGAGCAAAGGACTACGTGGAGCGGGAGAAGGACGGCAGCAGGAGCAGCGGGAGCATCTGGAGCGCGCTGCTGGCCGCTCTGGCTCACCTGGCCGCGGCGGAGAAGGTGTACCACAACATGACGTTCCTGGGACAGAAAATAG GTGGCCAGTCCTTCTTCAGCCGGAAGGACTCCATCCGCACCATCTACACCTCGCTGTACAACGAACTCAGGAAGGTGGTGATGATGGGGCGCCACGGCCAGTTGAACTCCTCCTCTTCCGCCTCCTACCTGGAGGACCTGTTATCGCACCTTTCAGAGCAGCTCTGCCACTTCATCCAGGCCCGCATGGAGATGGCTGACCTGTACGAGAAAATGCACTCACTGGGCAGCCAGAAGAATGTCAACTCTGAGGAGCTGGTCACAGTGCTCGAGGTCGTCCTCCAGAAATACAGCTCCAA GTTTCACCATCCCATTGTGGGCCGGGTGGAGGAGGGCTTCCAGATGGAGGTGGACGTAGTGACACAGCTGCTGCGCTGCCAAGCCCAGTTGTCCGAGTGGCACTTCCTGCCCGCCCTGCTCAGCCTGCACGGTGCCAACTCCAAGCTCCTCACCTGGGGTCAGCTGTTCCAGCGGCAGAAGGAGACTCGCAAGCACCTGTTCGGAGGTCAGTCCCAGAAGGCAGTGCAGCCTCCGCACCTCTATGTGTGGCTGCAGCGCTTCCAAGCGACACTGCTCGCCAAGTTCAGCTTCTACTTTCACGAAGTTCTGAGCAAGCAGACGGTACCGGCTGACATGAGGGCGCAGACGGCCCGCACCACCCCGGACTACTACGGCAAGATCTCCACCTTCATACGCAAACACGATGCCAGCAATGTGTCGCTTGTGTTTGACAACCGCGGCTCGGAAAGCTTCCAGGGTCACGGCTACCACCACCCACACTCGTACCGGGAAGCACCGAAGGGCGTGGAGCAGTTCCCCGCTGTGGTGTCACTGCCATCGGGAGAGCGGCCGCTCACACACTGGCCCAACGTCATCATGATGATGGGAGACCGCGCCGCTGAACTCAACACTCTGGACAAAGTGGTGCACTTCTATGATGACAAGGTCCAGAGCACATACTACCTGACGCGGCCGGAGCCGCACTTTACGCTTGTCGTCATCTTTGACGGAAGGAAGTCTGAGAAGGATCTGCACCTCACCGGCTTCTTGCAGGAGATTTCTGGCTCGCTTCGGAACTCCAAGCCTTTCAGCACCCTCAAACCCGGTTCAAAGGGCTGA